The Nitrosopumilus cobalaminigenes genome contains a region encoding:
- a CDS encoding DUF6659 family protein, translated as MSGTGLELYGKKCDQLLSESEIRFAGIVDKDGQLIAGGFKEGLVPHEGDETRLQSFLEFVSKASIRKEYDESLGPINYLAARRDKAVLVSFPFPITQILLLISAEPTANIESLAKKVVEIFTDVN; from the coding sequence ATGTCTGGTACAGGCTTGGAACTATATGGTAAAAAATGTGATCAATTATTGAGCGAATCTGAGATCCGATTTGCTGGAATTGTTGACAAAGATGGTCAATTAATTGCTGGTGGATTTAAGGAAGGTCTGGTGCCTCATGAAGGTGATGAGACACGCTTACAATCTTTTCTAGAATTTGTTTCTAAAGCTTCTATTAGAAAAGAATATGATGAAAGTTTAGGTCCAATTAATTATCTTGCTGCCAGAAGGGATAAAGCAGTTTTAGTTAGTTTTCCGTTTCCCATAACCCAAATTCTATTATTGATTTCAGCAGAACCTACTGCAAATATTGAAAGTTTGGCAAAAAAAGTCGTAGAAATTTTTACCGATGTTAATTAA
- the msrA gene encoding peptide-methionine (S)-S-oxide reductase MsrA translates to MKATFGAGCFWHVEDLLNKTKGVKSTAVGYIGGQHPNPTYEEVCTDKTGHAEAVEVDYDPNEISFEELLDVFWSNHNPTTLNRQGPDVGIQYRSSIFYHDEKQKEIAEKSKQSLEQSGKYDNPIVTEIVPAPTFYKAEEYHQKYFKKHGFS, encoded by the coding sequence ATGAAAGCAACATTTGGTGCAGGATGTTTTTGGCATGTTGAGGATTTACTCAATAAGACTAAGGGTGTGAAATCAACTGCAGTTGGATACATTGGTGGCCAACACCCAAATCCTACGTATGAAGAAGTTTGTACTGACAAAACTGGTCATGCGGAGGCTGTCGAGGTAGATTATGATCCTAATGAAATTTCATTTGAAGAATTACTAGATGTATTTTGGTCTAATCATAATCCTACAACATTAAATCGACAAGGTCCTGATGTGGGAATACAATATAGATCATCTATTTTTTATCATGATGAAAAACAAAAAGAAATTGCTGAGAAATCCAAGCAATCTCTTGAACAATCAGGTAAATATGATAATCCGATTGTTACTGAAATTGTTCCAGCTCCCACTTTCTACAAAGCTGAAGAATACCATCAAAAATATTTCAAGAAACACGGATTCTCTTAG
- a CDS encoding universal stress protein, producing MIKKKISKILVPIDGSKNSIRGLETAITLARSCQATITGIYSIYAPPHSEFRGVGSVEKSLNVQVKKFMADAKVLAAKNGIVFNEKIARGEIGYNIIKFAHGKGNFDMIVMGSRGRSSAKEMFFGSVSNYVIHTSKIPVVIVK from the coding sequence GTGATTAAAAAGAAAATTTCAAAAATATTAGTTCCAATAGATGGATCTAAAAACTCCATTAGAGGTCTAGAAACAGCAATTACGTTGGCTAGAAGTTGTCAAGCAACAATCACCGGAATTTACTCTATTTACGCACCACCGCATTCAGAATTTAGAGGGGTAGGATCTGTAGAAAAATCACTAAATGTACAAGTAAAAAAATTCATGGCTGATGCGAAAGTTTTGGCTGCCAAAAATGGTATCGTATTTAATGAAAAAATAGCCAGAGGTGAAATTGGATATAATATCATCAAATTTGCTCACGGAAAAGGCAATTTTGACATGATTGTCATGGGATCACGGGGTCGAAGTTCTGCCAAAGAAATGTTCTTTGGAAGTGTTTCAAATTATGTTATCCACACATCAAAGATTCCAGTTGTAATTGTAAAATAA
- a CDS encoding alpha/beta fold hydrolase, whose amino-acid sequence MIILAKIVEEKFLQIDGHKIRYLEAGDSKKTLVLLHGLGASAERWLNVIPLFSKDYRVIVPDLIGFGLSDKPHVDYTPDYFSDFLEKFFAQTGINRPNLIGSSLGGQIAANYTSSHTKEIEKLVLVSPAGAMTQSTPALDAYVMAALYPNEQTAKNAFELMEASGEEVPQEIITGFVERMQLPNAKLAFMSTVLGLKNSKLITTKLGSIITPTLIIWGSDDPVIPIDYSDSFISAIQDCRFFRMDGCGHTPYVQDPDTFASKVLEFLNGI is encoded by the coding sequence ATGATAATTCTAGCTAAAATAGTGGAAGAGAAATTTCTTCAAATCGATGGACATAAAATCCGATATTTAGAAGCAGGTGATTCCAAAAAGACTCTTGTTTTACTTCATGGGTTGGGGGCCTCAGCTGAGAGATGGTTAAATGTAATTCCACTTTTCTCAAAGGATTATCGTGTCATTGTTCCTGATTTGATAGGATTTGGATTAAGTGACAAACCTCATGTTGATTATACTCCTGATTATTTTTCAGATTTTTTAGAAAAATTTTTTGCACAAACTGGCATCAATCGTCCAAATCTGATTGGCTCTTCTTTAGGAGGACAAATAGCTGCTAATTACACATCATCTCATACTAAAGAAATCGAAAAATTAGTTCTTGTTTCTCCTGCAGGTGCCATGACACAATCAACTCCAGCACTTGATGCATATGTCATGGCCGCATTATATCCTAATGAACAAACTGCCAAAAATGCATTTGAACTAATGGAAGCTTCTGGAGAGGAAGTTCCACAAGAAATTATTACTGGTTTTGTTGAGAGGATGCAATTACCTAATGCAAAACTTGCATTCATGTCTACTGTTTTGGGATTAAAAAATTCTAAACTTATTACAACAAAACTTGGTTCTATCATAACGCCCACGTTAATTATTTGGGGTTCTGATGATCCTGTGATCCCTATTGATTATTCTGATAGTTTTATTTCTGCAATCCAAGATTGTCGTTTTTTTAGAATGGATGGATGTGGCCACACACCATATGTTCAAGATCCTGATACATTTGCTTCAAAAGTGCTAGAATTCCTAAACGGTATTTAG
- a CDS encoding AbrB/MazE/SpoVT family DNA-binding domain-containing protein: protein MSGNQNLYDPSEMFKSWIQKSGRAQAEFMKNFGSLMGNQTSQTFNPLETLKGVSENARQTQSNMMDNMSTMQSKSMDTMFSIGQMLPSFMNWGAYKTTISSNGRISIPEAERNALGLGDGDLVQVIILPIAKKSKNKEVKQ from the coding sequence ATGAGTGGTAATCAAAACCTATACGACCCTTCTGAGATGTTTAAATCTTGGATTCAAAAAAGTGGACGTGCCCAAGCAGAATTTATGAAAAACTTTGGTTCCTTAATGGGGAATCAAACTAGTCAAACATTCAATCCTTTAGAAACATTGAAAGGAGTTTCTGAAAATGCACGACAAACTCAATCTAATATGATGGATAACATGTCAACCATGCAAAGTAAAAGTATGGATACTATGTTTAGCATCGGCCAAATGCTTCCTTCCTTTATGAATTGGGGTGCTTACAAAACTACTATCAGTAGTAATGGAAGAATCTCTATCCCTGAAGCAGAACGAAATGCACTAGGTTTAGGAGATGGTGATTTAGTCCAAGTCATTATTCTACCAATAGCAAAAAAATCAAAAAATAAGGAGGTGAAACAATGA
- the phaC gene encoding class III poly(R)-hydroxyalkanoic acid synthase subunit PhaC has translation MHSESKIDPKIIEEVLKFSKNVIEAPKLVSAPDEISLEVTPHDTVHELDKTRLLHYRPLTEKQHKTPLLISYALINRYHILDIQPEKSWVRNLLEQGFDLYMLDWGTPTSMDKYLDFDDYVNGYLDSAVEHIKNESSTEKISLQGYCTGATIATAYTALHPESVKNYIATAPVIDGWRDTTVISNLAKHMDVEKMVDTIGNMPPEFMYYCFSVLKPFEQGIEKYVKFFKNIDNKKFVDNFLRVEKWLGDTPPIPGELFKQWIKDIYQDNLLIQNKMYVGGEHIDLKKIDMPTFTQIAVGDHLVSPECSMPLHYAIGSEDKTLRMYPTGHVGMIASSLSQKKVLPELGKWLAERS, from the coding sequence ATGCATAGTGAATCTAAAATTGATCCAAAGATAATTGAAGAGGTTTTGAAATTCAGCAAGAATGTAATTGAAGCTCCAAAATTAGTTTCTGCACCAGATGAGATTAGCTTAGAAGTGACACCACATGATACAGTTCACGAGCTAGATAAAACAAGATTACTTCATTATAGACCACTTACAGAAAAACAACACAAAACACCATTGTTAATTTCATATGCATTGATAAACAGATACCATATACTAGACATCCAACCTGAAAAAAGTTGGGTAAGAAATCTACTCGAACAAGGATTTGATTTGTACATGTTAGATTGGGGAACGCCAACTAGTATGGACAAGTATTTGGATTTCGATGATTATGTAAATGGATATTTGGATTCTGCTGTAGAACATATCAAAAATGAATCATCAACTGAAAAAATTTCATTGCAAGGATATTGTACTGGAGCAACCATTGCAACAGCATATACCGCATTACATCCAGAAAGTGTAAAAAACTACATTGCAACCGCACCAGTCATTGATGGATGGCGTGATACTACAGTGATCAGCAATCTCGCCAAACATATGGATGTAGAGAAAATGGTCGACACCATTGGGAATATGCCTCCAGAATTCATGTACTATTGTTTCTCAGTCTTGAAACCATTTGAACAAGGAATTGAAAAATATGTGAAATTTTTCAAAAATATAGATAACAAAAAATTTGTAGATAATTTCCTCAGAGTGGAGAAATGGTTGGGAGATACACCGCCAATACCAGGAGAATTATTCAAACAATGGATAAAAGATATCTATCAAGATAACCTGTTAATTCAAAATAAAATGTATGTTGGAGGAGAGCATATAGATTTGAAAAAAATAGACATGCCAACATTTACCCAAATTGCCGTAGGAGATCACCTAGTGTCACCGGAATGTAGTATGCCACTACATTATGCAATTGGCAGCGAAGATAAAACATTGAGAATGTATCCAACGGGGCATGTAGGAATGATAGCTAGTTCCCTATCTCAGAAAAAGGTGTTACCAGAGCTAGGAAAATGGTTAGCTGAAAGATCATAA
- a CDS encoding poly(R)-hydroxyalkanoic acid synthase subunit PhaE — translation MQSDSSKNTMDYYKHLSLFWTDIMHLMSSKPQALASTGPMRAFAANSKKVTTELIEINEDLMGFNQYLTEYYKQLSNAWEVAQKKVNLKAPEVPQDVEQIEAFKRIWIDIFDNDFTELFDSKDFGENYGKLVSKELELTKHWNNITNVVLQSVNLPSKEEIDEVYKELHSLKKRVGKLELELKKKEIKKNA, via the coding sequence GTGCAGTCAGATTCTTCAAAAAATACAATGGATTACTACAAGCATTTGTCATTATTTTGGACAGACATTATGCATTTAATGTCCAGTAAACCTCAGGCATTAGCATCCACAGGACCAATGAGAGCATTTGCTGCAAATTCAAAAAAAGTAACTACAGAATTAATAGAAATCAATGAAGATCTGATGGGTTTCAACCAATACCTCACAGAATATTATAAACAACTATCAAACGCATGGGAAGTCGCACAAAAAAAAGTCAATTTGAAAGCACCCGAAGTACCTCAAGATGTTGAACAAATTGAAGCATTCAAAAGAATATGGATAGATATTTTCGATAATGATTTTACAGAATTGTTCGATTCCAAAGATTTTGGAGAAAATTATGGAAAACTAGTTTCAAAGGAATTAGAGCTAACAAAGCATTGGAATAACATTACAAATGTAGTTTTGCAATCAGTTAACCTTCCCAGTAAAGAAGAGATTGATGAAGTATACAAAGAACTTCATTCTTTGAAAAAACGGGTTGGGAAATTAGAATTGGAGTTAAAGAAAAAGGAAATAAAGAAAAATGCATAG
- a CDS encoding DUF6659 family protein — protein MDNVDELEKMCQTIIALDPKMRSARLINNRGHLTAGGMKDGLLSLEAQKQDEMMFMELALRVRMRHEFDAEFGEVHFSMSYRDKVIVMSFPLNNDDVLLLSCEKDIDFGKLPFKVLKIIEPLKKSPMKTF, from the coding sequence ATGGATAACGTTGATGAGCTTGAAAAAATGTGTCAGACTATTATAGCATTAGACCCAAAAATGCGTTCAGCTAGGCTCATCAATAATAGAGGCCATCTTACCGCCGGTGGAATGAAAGATGGTTTGCTTTCTCTTGAAGCACAAAAACAAGATGAAATGATGTTCATGGAACTTGCATTACGTGTTAGAATGCGACATGAATTTGATGCAGAGTTTGGTGAAGTACATTTTTCAATGTCCTACAGAGACAAAGTCATCGTCATGAGTTTTCCTTTGAATAATGATGATGTGTTGCTGTTATCCTGTGAAAAGGACATCGATTTTGGGAAACTACCATTCAAAGTTCTAAAAATCATAGAACCTTTAAAAAAATCTCCCATGAAAACTTTCTAA
- a CDS encoding phosphoribosyltransferase, translating into MALEQYVEWSEIDSIIGRLSDVISNSSRKFSSISTLSRGGLVPSRLLADHLGIKKILVDEERISYNSLFVDDIFDSGKTFERVISQVDNSSKLFYITLFARRGKTHPSQLIYGKETDNDAYVVFPWDKLEFERSKK; encoded by the coding sequence GTGGCTTTAGAACAATATGTTGAGTGGTCTGAAATTGACTCAATTATAGGAAGACTTTCAGATGTTATTTCAAACTCTTCCAGAAAATTTTCAAGTATTAGCACTTTGAGTAGAGGTGGATTAGTTCCCTCTCGTCTATTGGCAGATCATTTGGGAATTAAAAAAATACTTGTTGATGAGGAACGTATTTCTTACAATTCTTTATTTGTAGATGATATTTTTGATTCTGGTAAAACTTTTGAAAGAGTTATTTCTCAAGTTGATAATTCTTCAAAATTATTCTATATTACACTATTTGCTAGACGTGGAAAAACACATCCTTCACAATTAATCTATGGGAAAGAAACTGATAATGATGCGTATGTAGTATTCCCTTGGGATAAATTGGAATTTGAACGGTCTAAAAAATAA
- a CDS encoding transcription initiation factor IIB, whose translation MLKNTMMSGPKCPSCGDKKMVTDQNTGELFCSKCGLVVTDKIADTGAEWRSFSNDEGNKARTGAGTSLTMHDMGLSTVIGAANKDATGKPLSASVKSSIERLRTWDSRSQAHSSADRNLRQALNEMDKLKDKLALTDAVIEKAAYIYRKAMEKKLVRGRSIQGLVAACLYASCRNTETPRTLDDIAKGINIRRKDVARCYRLIFRELELKMPVVDPVKGVSRIASIAQLSEKSKRKAIAILNQAKDIGMVAGKDPMGIAAAALYLACISTGEVKSQKDISIASGVTEVTIRNRCAGLRQMLKD comes from the coding sequence ATGCTTAAAAATACAATGATGTCGGGGCCAAAATGCCCATCATGCGGTGATAAAAAAATGGTCACAGATCAGAACACAGGAGAATTATTCTGTAGTAAATGTGGATTAGTTGTAACAGATAAAATTGCAGATACAGGTGCTGAATGGCGGTCATTTTCAAATGATGAAGGAAACAAAGCCAGAACAGGGGCAGGTACATCCCTCACAATGCACGACATGGGATTATCAACAGTCATTGGTGCAGCAAATAAAGATGCAACAGGAAAGCCACTATCTGCAAGTGTCAAAAGTTCAATTGAAAGATTAAGAACTTGGGACAGTAGAAGTCAAGCACATTCTTCTGCAGATAGAAACTTGAGACAAGCTCTAAATGAAATGGACAAATTAAAAGACAAACTTGCGCTAACCGATGCAGTAATTGAGAAAGCAGCTTACATTTACAGAAAAGCGATGGAGAAGAAATTAGTTAGAGGTCGCTCCATTCAAGGATTAGTAGCAGCATGCCTCTATGCATCATGTAGAAATACAGAAACACCTAGAACTTTAGATGATATCGCAAAAGGAATCAACATTAGAAGAAAAGATGTAGCCAGATGTTATAGGTTGATTTTCAGAGAATTGGAATTAAAAATGCCAGTTGTTGATCCAGTTAAAGGAGTTTCAAGAATTGCAAGTATTGCACAGCTCAGTGAAAAAAGTAAGAGAAAAGCAATTGCAATTTTAAATCAAGCCAAAGACATCGGCATGGTTGCAGGAAAAGATCCAATGGGAATTGCAGCAGCAGCATTGTATCTTGCATGTATTAGTACAGGGGAAGTCAAATCACAAAAAGACATTTCCATCGCATCAGGAGTTACAGAAGTAACGATTAGAAATAGATGTGCAGGGCTAAGACAAATGCTAAAAGATTAA
- a CDS encoding M57 family metalloprotease: protein MKKYKMRVIYFLIAILFSLPIISESVFAQSEDPEIMFNMAKDHFVNGEYKEAIAIYDDILEIAPNNISTLKMKGIAESNLDQHTSSLKQFFKVLQYKPDDVISLTGMGVGFGNLGEYQESITYFEKASIEKPDSVVINNYKEFINNVISKYPYTPTEKPKESEQKQITSIPEWVRPIAKWWSEGSIEDSEFNSALMYLIENKIIKIPPVETLNQSSKEIPEWVKNNAGWWSDKQIDDDAFVSGIQYLIENGIIVVTIENEPQKSQEELDHEFYLFEKYLRDVSNNISKEKRYIEYPNPSQDVIKKFLRDYVKWNFEAEVQKASEKFPDPTYQIQDGMYIINYKVFINDQPTGLPLDHVSTLANSFEFWEKQELTTDGQSAKIVFEITNLKHEANVWVTWVVRNIGDGVLGHAHLGKGVVEVTLGDYNCDGSFQLYDVNSVETIMTHELGHSIGLKHVSEKSNIMYPSFTPSYAYCLLS, encoded by the coding sequence ATGAAAAAATACAAGATGAGAGTTATTTATTTTTTAATTGCAATTTTATTTAGTTTACCAATTATTTCTGAATCAGTATTTGCTCAAAGTGAAGATCCTGAAATAATGTTCAATATGGCTAAAGACCATTTTGTTAATGGAGAATACAAAGAAGCAATTGCAATTTATGACGACATTTTAGAAATTGCTCCAAATAATATTTCAACCCTAAAAATGAAAGGAATTGCCGAAAGCAATCTAGATCAACACACCAGTTCATTGAAACAATTTTTCAAAGTTTTACAGTACAAACCCGATGATGTCATATCATTGACGGGCATGGGAGTCGGATTTGGAAATTTAGGGGAATATCAAGAATCAATCACATACTTTGAAAAAGCATCAATTGAAAAACCAGACAGCGTAGTGATTAACAATTACAAAGAATTCATCAACAATGTAATTTCAAAATATCCATACACCCCCACTGAAAAACCTAAAGAATCAGAGCAAAAACAAATTACATCAATTCCAGAATGGGTCAGACCAATTGCCAAATGGTGGTCAGAAGGGAGTATTGAAGATTCTGAATTTAATTCTGCCTTGATGTATCTTATTGAAAACAAAATTATCAAAATTCCACCCGTAGAGACGCTGAATCAATCAAGTAAAGAAATTCCAGAATGGGTAAAAAACAATGCAGGTTGGTGGTCAGATAAACAAATTGATGATGATGCATTTGTTTCAGGAATCCAATATTTAATTGAAAATGGAATAATCGTTGTCACCATAGAAAATGAACCACAAAAATCTCAAGAAGAGTTAGATCATGAATTTTATTTGTTTGAAAAATATCTAAGAGACGTTTCAAATAATATTTCAAAGGAGAAAAGATACATAGAATATCCAAATCCAAGTCAAGATGTCATAAAAAAATTCCTTAGAGATTATGTAAAATGGAATTTCGAAGCAGAAGTACAAAAAGCTTCAGAAAAATTCCCAGACCCAACATATCAAATTCAAGATGGCATGTACATAATTAATTACAAAGTATTCATAAATGACCAGCCAACCGGACTTCCATTAGATCATGTTAGTACATTAGCAAACAGTTTTGAATTTTGGGAAAAACAAGAATTAACAACAGATGGACAAAGTGCAAAAATAGTATTTGAAATTACAAATTTAAAACATGAAGCAAATGTTTGGGTCACATGGGTAGTTAGAAACATAGGAGATGGTGTTTTAGGACACGCACATCTTGGTAAAGGAGTAGTAGAAGTTACACTAGGAGATTACAATTGTGATGGAAGTTTTCAATTATATGATGTAAACAGCGTTGAAACCATCATGACTCATGAATTAGGCCATTCAATCGGATTAAAGCATGTAAGTGAAAAAAGCAATATCATGTATCCATCATTTACTCCATCATACGCATATTGTCTGCTAAGTTAA
- a CDS encoding biotin--[acetyl-CoA-carboxylase] ligase gives MIYNSFDNPGLVKVLTFLQTHNTEYLSGQDLSDVLRISRVAVWKHIKKIQELGYTVESKQKLGYKLISNSELLLPWEITSNLKTKKIGQQAYYFDSIDSTQNQALKMAEDPANEGAVIIAARQTGGRGRSGRKWVSPKGGIWISIILQPEFDISITTLFPIASALALSLAIEKTFLIKPELKWPNDLTIKGKKLAGMLVDVSLESNKIENLVLGVGINFDVNVKQIEKSLKGTPNFYGVASLSEQNQKVKPIQLVQTFLLELEKIYKSLSAKQTKKIISEWTQRSSTIGKNVELNTVDGKIKGKAVKVDEDGALIVSDNNKTHKIIAGDIVHLSK, from the coding sequence TTGATTTACAATTCTTTTGATAATCCAGGGTTAGTCAAAGTATTGACATTTTTGCAAACTCACAATACAGAATATCTATCAGGGCAAGATTTGAGTGATGTTTTAAGAATTAGCAGAGTTGCAGTGTGGAAACATATCAAAAAAATTCAAGAGTTAGGATATACTGTAGAATCAAAACAAAAACTAGGATACAAACTAATTTCAAATTCAGAATTATTGCTACCGTGGGAAATTACTTCAAATCTAAAAACAAAGAAAATAGGACAACAAGCATATTATTTTGATTCAATAGATTCCACTCAAAATCAGGCACTAAAAATGGCAGAAGATCCTGCAAATGAAGGGGCAGTAATTATTGCAGCAAGACAAACAGGAGGACGAGGAAGATCTGGCAGAAAATGGGTTTCACCAAAGGGAGGTATTTGGATTTCCATCATACTACAACCAGAATTTGATATTTCTATAACAACGCTGTTTCCTATTGCATCTGCACTTGCATTGTCACTTGCAATTGAAAAAACATTTTTGATTAAACCAGAATTGAAATGGCCAAATGATTTGACAATAAAAGGTAAAAAACTTGCAGGAATGTTAGTCGACGTATCATTAGAATCAAACAAAATTGAGAATTTAGTGTTAGGAGTTGGAATAAATTTTGATGTGAATGTTAAACAAATAGAAAAATCACTTAAAGGAACTCCAAATTTTTATGGAGTGGCATCACTTAGTGAACAAAATCAAAAAGTGAAACCAATTCAACTAGTTCAAACATTTTTGTTAGAATTGGAAAAAATATACAAATCTCTTAGTGCTAAACAAACTAAAAAAATTATTTCAGAATGGACTCAAAGATCATCAACCATAGGAAAAAATGTTGAACTAAACACAGTTGATGGGAAAATCAAAGGAAAAGCAGTCAAAGTAGACGAAGATGGAGCATTAATAGTATCAGACAACAATAAAACCCACAAAATCATTGCAGGCGATATTGTACATTTATCAAAGTAA
- a CDS encoding winged helix-turn-helix transcriptional regulator, which translates to METEPKDLIVLGAIKHGVKKFDKIQKMTQIEPEELNSILEELEKRGFIQAKEKKGWFGMKVEITPTEKGEREVDERVHELQTKWEQMSVLYKSGDKEKLKQEMENNKSFIPSMMFFGIMDMMMFSMMFSMMGMAMTDYVAPENMPDTGDGGMDDAGMDDGGFDFDIGF; encoded by the coding sequence GTGGAAACAGAGCCAAAAGATCTAATCGTGTTAGGAGCAATAAAGCATGGAGTTAAAAAATTTGATAAAATTCAAAAAATGACTCAGATTGAACCTGAGGAATTAAATTCGATTTTAGAAGAATTAGAAAAAAGAGGATTCATCCAAGCCAAAGAGAAGAAAGGATGGTTTGGGATGAAAGTGGAGATTACACCTACAGAAAAAGGGGAGAGAGAAGTAGATGAAAGAGTACACGAATTACAAACAAAATGGGAACAAATGTCAGTTTTGTACAAATCTGGCGATAAAGAGAAATTAAAACAAGAAATGGAAAACAACAAATCTTTCATCCCTTCAATGATGTTCTTTGGAATAATGGATATGATGATGTTTTCAATGATGTTCAGTATGATGGGGATGGCAATGACAGATTATGTTGCCCCTGAAAATATGCCAGATACAGGAGATGGAGGCATGGATGATGCAGGAATGGATGATGGCGGATTTGATTTTGATATCGGATTCTAG
- a CDS encoding CoA-binding protein: MEQDPSSDERIREILSLNKVVVIGMSKNSSKAAHYVPKYLSDNGYDITPVNPTTDEILGKKCYSSISEIDGEIDIVDVFRPSDQVLPVIQEAIKKKPKVIWLQEGIHNSEAEDLAKKAGIQVVFNRCMLAEHQRLSQ; encoded by the coding sequence ATGGAACAAGATCCTTCTTCCGATGAACGAATTCGTGAGATTTTATCCTTAAACAAAGTGGTGGTTATTGGAATGTCTAAAAATTCTTCAAAAGCTGCTCATTATGTGCCCAAATACCTTTCTGATAATGGCTATGACATAACTCCTGTCAATCCTACAACTGATGAGATTTTGGGAAAAAAATGCTACAGTTCAATTTCTGAAATAGATGGAGAAATTGACATTGTTGATGTCTTTAGACCCTCTGATCAGGTATTGCCTGTAATTCAAGAAGCAATAAAGAAAAAACCTAAAGTGATTTGGCTCCAAGAAGGCATTCATAATTCAGAAGCTGAAGATCTTGCAAAGAAGGCAGGAATCCAAGTTGTTTTCAATCGATGCATGTTAGCAGAACATCAGAGATTATCACAATGA